The nucleotide sequence CTAGCAATACGGCAACTTTTCCGAATTTTGAAGCATTTGACACGTTTATATCCTTAAACTTTTTAAATCAGGTCAATTCTATTTTAAGCCACATTAAGCGACTATTTGATGTATAAATTATTCTGTGCAAGTTCAATTGAAATTGCACCGACATTACCAGCACCTTGGGTCAGCAACAGATCATTTGCTTTTAGCACATTTTTCATGACGTTGCTCAGGTTTCCTTCGACTGGATCAATCAGGATTGGCTCCACTTCCCCACGCAAACGGATACTACGTGCCAAGGCACGACTGTCCGCACCAACAATTGGCTTCTCCCCTGCTGGATATACTTCCAGTAACAACAACTGATCAACTTGAGAAAGCACTTCCACAAAGTCTTCAAAACAGTCACGGGTACGGGTAAAACGGTGTGGCTGGAACATCATTACCAGACGGCGGTCCGGGTGGCTGGCACGTGCTGCTTTAATGGTGGCTTCTACTTCTTTCGGATGGTGACCATAGTCATCCACCAGCTTCACATCCCCGCCTTCTATTTCGAACTGACCTTGTACCTGGAAGCGACGGCCGACACCGCTAAAGCCTTCCAATGCACGACAGATGGCACCATCGGATACACCTTCATCCGTTGCAATGCCAATCGCTGCCAATGAATTCAGGATGTTATGTGCACCTGGCATATTGATGGTAACACGGAGTGGTTCACGGTCTTTACGCAACACCGTAAAGTGTGAACACATACCATCCTGTTCAATATCCACTGCACGGATGTCGTTATCTTCATTAAAACCGTAAGTCACCACTGGACGGCCAATACGCGGCATGATTTCACGGATATTGGCATCATCGCCACATACCACTGCCAGACCGTAGAACGGCAGTTTTTGCAGAAACTGTACGAAAGTATCTTTCAGTACATCGAAGCTACCACCATAAGTATCCATATGGTCAGCATCGATATTGGTCACAATCGCAGCCATTGGTTGCAGATACAGGAAAGAAGCATCAGACTCATCCGCCTCTGCCACAATATAACGACTGGCACCCAGTGCAGCATTGACACCTGTACGGTTCAGCAAACCACCGATCACATAGGTTGGGTCAAGATTTTCTTCCGCCAGCATACAAGTCACTAGACTTGTGGTAGTAGTTTTACCATGTGTACCTGCAACGGCGATGCCGTGACGGTAACGCATGAGTTCACCAAGCATTTCCGCACGGCGCACTACCGGAATACGTTTTTCTACTGCAGCCTTGATTTCCGGGTTTTCAGGGTCAATCGCAGTCGACACGACGATTACATTCGCGCCCTGAATATTTTCCGCAGCATGACCGATATAGACCTTGATACCATTTTCTTCGAGTTGTGCTGTGGTCTTCGAGGCCTTGATATCCGAACCAGAAACTTTGTAGCCCTGGTTTTGCAATACTTCGGCAATACCGCACATCCCTGCACCACCAATCCCCACAAAGTGAATGTGTTTGATACGGCGCATTTCTGGCACTTTAATTAACTTTTTCGCTTGGTCAGCTGGGGTTGATGGAGACATAATTTACTCGGTTTACAATTCTTGAATTAAACGAACCACATGTTGGGTTGCATCGGGTTGAGCCTGACGACGTGCTTTCACAGCCATTTCCATCAGGAGCTGGCGATTGAGCATCGGTTCGAGCAGCGCTTTTAAACTGTCTGGGGTCATAGTCGCCTGCGGGCAGATTTTTGCTGCACCCAGGTCGGCCAGAAACTTTGCATTTGCAGTCTGGTGATCGTCCACCGCACTTGGTAGCGGCACAAAAATCGCCGCTACACCGGCTGTGGCAATTTCGGTGACGGTCAATGCACCGGCACGGCAAATGATTAGATCGGCATTGCTATAGGCTTGGGCCATATCTTCAATAAACGGCTGCACTTCGACCTGCAACGTATCCGGCTTATCCACATAACGTGCACGGGTGGCATCGGCATGATTTTGACCACACTGATGATAAACATTCAGTGGAATATTCAGCTGTTTTAAGGCTTCAGGCACACGTTCATTCAGTGCCTGTGCCCCTAGTGAACCACCCACGATTAAAATACGTAATGGTTCACCGGCTTTTTCACGTTCCTGATAACGCCAAGATGGATTCAGAATTTGGGTGATTTCCTTGCGTACCGGATTTCCCGTAGTGACCACCTTATCCTGTGCTGGAAAAGTATTAGGAAATGCCTGGCACACCGTTTTGGCGATACGTGATAGCTGGGTATTGGTAAAACCGGCGACCGCATTTTGCTCATGAATAATCACGGGAATACCCAGCATACGCGCTGCCAGACCACCCGGACCTGCGACATAGCCACCAAAGCCGGCAACGGCATCCACGTTCAGCTGCTTCATGTATTTCATGGCGCTGAGTGTCGCTTTCAGAATCTTGAACGGTGCAGCCAGTTTGCGTACGATGCCATTACCGCGCACTCCCTGGATATCAATCTGATAAATTGGAATATTGTGATTTTTTAAT is from Acinetobacter sp. ANC 7912 and encodes:
- the murC gene encoding UDP-N-acetylmuramate--L-alanine ligase — its product is MSPSTPADQAKKLIKVPEMRRIKHIHFVGIGGAGMCGIAEVLQNQGYKVSGSDIKASKTTAQLEENGIKVYIGHAAENIQGANVIVVSTAIDPENPEIKAAVEKRIPVVRRAEMLGELMRYRHGIAVAGTHGKTTTTSLVTCMLAEENLDPTYVIGGLLNRTGVNAALGASRYIVAEADESDASFLYLQPMAAIVTNIDADHMDTYGGSFDVLKDTFVQFLQKLPFYGLAVVCGDDANIREIMPRIGRPVVTYGFNEDNDIRAVDIEQDGMCSHFTVLRKDREPLRVTINMPGAHNILNSLAAIGIATDEGVSDGAICRALEGFSGVGRRFQVQGQFEIEGGDVKLVDDYGHHPKEVEATIKAARASHPDRRLVMMFQPHRFTRTRDCFEDFVEVLSQVDQLLLLEVYPAGEKPIVGADSRALARSIRLRGEVEPILIDPVEGNLSNVMKNVLKANDLLLTQGAGNVGAISIELAQNNLYIK
- the murG gene encoding undecaprenyldiphospho-muramoylpentapeptide beta-N-acetylglucosaminyltransferase; translated protein: MTDAPQKQPKHVMMMAAGTGGHVFPALAVAKDLQQQGIEVSWLATPAGMENRLLKNHNIPIYQIDIQGVRGNGIVRKLAAPFKILKATLSAMKYMKQLNVDAVAGFGGYVAGPGGLAARMLGIPVIIHEQNAVAGFTNTQLSRIAKTVCQAFPNTFPAQDKVVTTGNPVRKEITQILNPSWRYQEREKAGEPLRILIVGGSLGAQALNERVPEALKQLNIPLNVYHQCGQNHADATRARYVDKPDTLQVEVQPFIEDMAQAYSNADLIICRAGALTVTEIATAGVAAIFVPLPSAVDDHQTANAKFLADLGAAKICPQATMTPDSLKALLEPMLNRQLLMEMAVKARRQAQPDATQHVVRLIQEL